The Salminus brasiliensis chromosome 14, fSalBra1.hap2, whole genome shotgun sequence genome contains the following window.
atataaaattggtGCATTCAGGTCAAATCTATTCACAGCATTGACAGCACAAATCTGAATTGAGTCTGTAATGTGAACAGTGGTGGTATATACAGGTTGAATGGGTTTCTAATTGTTGTTGCTTATGTCACAACATTATTATCTTACTTATCGTACCTTCACAAATAAGCTTTGGTTAAGTGTTGGTGCATGACTGGTATAGTGAATGACTTCACTAACATTTATATGTACTTGAATTGAATCTATAAATTAGCCCAAAGTCTAATTTACAGTGGCTCCAAATATTATTTATCTTGGATTTAACTATTGGTTAAAACAGTATTTTTGGTTCagagagaaaaaatatatataactcAACAAAGTCTGGAGAAAGCCATGAGAAGAATTCACAGAGCACTGaaaatgctgtaaaataaaTGTCTAAGGTGAGGTGTAAATGTCTGGAGTTGGTAAGCTGTCAAACAACATCTTATTTGGTTTCTGGTCTACGTTAAACGTGTAGATACAGAAtttaaaaatctgaataaatgttctgtaaaatgcattttgatttgtctattttttttaatgattcttGTAACATTTGAAAGTCATTTCTTTACTGTAAGACTGATCATTCAGCTTTGGAGGGGCTTGATTTTCCATAGCAGACGTCATGATTAAATACTTTAAAAGGACATCAAATAGTCGATCATTTTGAGCTGCACTGCCACAATGAGGAAATTAGCATTTGCAAATGGGGAACGGTTATTCTGTGTTTAATATGTCacacaattaaaacaataaaaatgaaacagCAAAAGGACTTTTCTCTTCTAATAATGTGTCAAGCACTGCACACAGAAGTGCAAAAGCAAATGTGAAATAGGTCTGGATGTTGAGCAGTCTTGGAATGGTTTGCTGCTTTACTAACACAATAAATGTACTAGGTTTTTAAGTATGAGTCAGGATCCAAACACTTTTTGTGGCCACTGCAATGTTGCAACAGCACAGCATGATTCCTCATTAACTGGGCAAATGAAAAGTAAGTGAAACAGCAGTGCTATTTAGCATGCATCCCAAGGATAGCATATACTGCATACATCACCAGAGGAGTTTAATTCTACATTTTATAGAAAATAATGAAGAAGACATCAATCATTTCTCTGTTATGTGAATAAATGATCCTTAAAACATGCAGGGAGAGTCATGGAGTAGAATTACTACTGTAATTTGCTACAAAATTCATTTAACACTTGCAAATGTTAAAATTTGGgctaacattaaaaaatgtattctaTTTCTGACTCCTCACTTTTAGAACTGTGCCATTTTACATTTGATACTTTGGTGACATTTAAATGTCATTGTTTGTCATGTAAAAGTGACCCATGTATTCATATGCTGAATATGCACCCATAGGTTTGAGGTAAATTCCATATATGTTTTAGGATATGCATTAATATTTAGTACTTTTAATATTAAGtaaatttttaaataattacgCATTATTACTATTTGGTAGCTTGAAGCATATATAAGGAAGTACATGGTATTTTTATGTTAAAGCAAAAGTGTATTTTTCTGTAAAGTGTAAAGTTCTGTTCCTGGCTATTTAACATTGTGATTGTGCACTTCATATTGAGCTCTATACAGCACAAGAATGGTCCAAATATTAATCCAATCTGCCTAATATTAGAGCACTGACTATTGTTCTTTTTGTGTGTGAGAACATTTAAGATACAACCCTTCAGAGGTATAGTTATGAAAATcaagtatttatttttaataaatcactCAATGATTTCCAGCTATTCAACAGGAACAGTATTAATGAAACTGACACTGAAAGGAAATAAATGAAAGTTAGATAACAAACAAATCAAATAACAAATTTCAGAGGATTTCAAAGCACTGGCACCATCTAGTGGTGAACATGCTTCATCATCCATATACATTAACAGCTCTCAGAAAAGAAAGTGAACAAAGAACAAAAAATATTTGTCCATTACAAGGCAACTGTTCAACTTGGCTTAGTTTAAAGTCAAACAGACTTTGCATATCATCCTTTTCACAGCGCTATACTGCAGTTCCCAAGACAAATACTGAAACGTCCATTCTGTAATTCCAAACGAACCCAGCCATATGAAGTGCGAGCACAAGTCTTCTACCTTATTTCCATGACTTATAGCGTATATACAGTGATGGCCACATCTGTGTGTTGGAAGACATCTTCAATCATCACAGCCACTTTGTTCCAACTCAGTCGATCCAAGCCACAGCCAATCCTAGGTTAACAAGTAGTGACTACATGTTAGACACTGTTAACTTTATATTCACAGCCTTCATTAATATAATAAgtacattaatataataatgcTATGCCTCGAAAACTCTGGGAAACAGTTGGGTAATATATTGGTAAAAGATACGGGTTGACACCTATGGTAATGTTTAACGCATTGTCTGAAATGCATGAGTGCTTAATACCGAGGCATGGATAGTCTGGTCACTCCGTTTTCCAAGCAGTGTGCTCTCATGGCCTCCAGGCTTTGTCTGAGTGTTTGATAGGTGGGCTTATTGTTGTACTTTTCCTTTGTGATCTAAAACAGTCATGATAAGGAAAAATCAACATAAaatttaaatgacaaaaaattcATAACAACCCATAATTGGACTTTTTTTCCTGTTTGTGTTCTGAATATGTTCTGACACTTCCAAAAAGGAACCATCACCATGGTTTAACCAAGAAAATCATCACATTAATGATCTCACAAGGTAGTAAACAAATCGGTCAGATCTCTTAAGTACAGCACACTCCCCAGGTTGCTTCTCTGTGAAAACAGGAAATGGCACACAATCAGTTTAAGCAtgacatttacagtatttacattttaaccaGTTCCCAGACAGTAGTTAGAACTGTCTCTACAACTGAATCCAGGTGAGTGGAAgccagcatgtgcttcctctaaATCACATTACCACAAAACACTGTGCTAAAATCCATCCCCATTAAAACCAGATAGGAAGGCACAGTCTTGCAGCTGCTGTGATTTCTCTAGCAACCATACTGTCCACAGGATGAGAAAGAAGACCACTGGATCAGttaagggggtggggggtgggggggggcatGTGGCTGCTTTTATAGACAGAAAAGTTATTCTGTGTACAACAACAGACGGTCAACTTATTTATATCTTATTAAGTGTACTTAAACAATCAGAATAGTTCTGCTATAATTAtcacagtagcagtgtgtgataaTAGATCATTGGGATTTGCTGTTTTGACCATGTTGTGCCACCTTAGGCAATGCAAGTATTCTGAGCACACTGAACTCACTTTGTGCGAGAAGTTCGTCCACGCCATTAAACTTCTCTTTGAAGAGGACTGCAATACCTGCTCCCATGCGGCAGTCTTCACTGATACAGTGAGCGAGGGCGTCCGTAGCAGAGCAGGAGAACAGATCCCCCTTCACATACTTTAGCTTACTGCCCACCGCTGCGTGctgaccagaggaggaagaggacatCAGTTGCTTACTCACAACATAGAACTCCCTACAAGCCCATTAAAAATGGGCTTTTGCCTCATAAGACCATAAAAGTCCAAATTTCTGGCAGCTTTATAGACACTGCAAATGAGGATCAACAGGGGGACACAACAGCAGGACAAGCTCTGTAATAGCCCTGGGAAGAGTGCAGTGTCCCATCCCTGGTCCTGGAGTTTCTCATGCCCAAAGTTTTCTCATGTCTGCCTGTTCTGATACACCCACTTCAACTCAgatgtgctgaagcaggaaaagcagtgAACGGTCGGTGCATCATAGTGGGTAACAGCACCCACTTCCCTCTGGCAGActcgggttcgattccccggcCAGGCAAGCACACCGTGCCACATCATTGAGAGTACTCAATTGGTGCAAGACTCCAAACGCTACACTCGCATACCCGTACCTACATAATTCAAGTGAAAGTCATTCCGGCAAAGAGTGTCGGCCAAACGCCATGAGTGTATAATGTGCTGGGCAGTAAGAACTGCAGccccagggttgggaaccactgatgaacccatcctcctctggaccATGCCTGACTGTGGATTTACAATACATACAGAAAAGGTGGAACAGGCATACATGACATAAGAAATGATTAGGTCGCATGCATGAACGCAGATTAATAGAAATGATTCATATTAACAGATAAAGTTGAATGATAATGGTTGTGTGACTGGACTACCTTTCTACTTACGTCTTCTCTGTCTTCATTCGCATGAAGGACATCAGACTGGCCCTTGGGTTCTTTAGCCATCTGCCAACCAAATTAGCAGATGAACAGGGCCATCAACTGAGCAGTGAAAGTGGAAGCTAACCAGCCCTCTAGAGTACAACACTGGCAActcagtgaatattaaaatgtaattattaaaatattacgtAGCATTATTACTAAGCATTACTAAGCTAGGTGGCTTTGGCAGGTAGCTAATAGCGCTAGCTCGCTTGCTAATTTAGTGAGCGTCTATTGACAGAGAgcgagtgctggctgtctcagccTCGCCACGcagttagctatagctagcgAAGAAAGTTTTCTGCCTTCCTGAAAGAATGTTTCCTGAAACACAAACAAGGCCCTTACTTGCTCATTTCTTTGATAAATACCTGACTACGTGCATGCGGCTGTACTCGCAGTGCTTCTCCGTCTAAATGAGAGGAGCGGACAGGCTCCTGTGCAGCAACGGCAGCTTAATGCTAGTGTTGATGACCTGCAGCTGAGCACAGCTGCCCCCTGGCGTCAGGAGAAGGAACAACACAATTATTTacactgtccaaaagtatccagacagccAAACTTATTAGTGAACTCATGGTTCGTCAAAAAATCTGATGCTTAAATTTTGGCTTTAAGgggcataatgttttggggaacTATTCTTTTGAGGTGTACTCAAAAGCTAGCTTTTTGAGCTTTCGGCACACACATCtagtaaataataatatcaataaaaaagtaaattgGAATTTGAAAAAAGTATTGGTattagaatgggatgctctagTAGAGAATGCACTGTGACCAATGCCAAGCGTCTGCTAGAGGGGCATACACCCCCAGACCCTAAAATGTGGGACTTCACCCGTACACTAAATTGATGTACAGTAGTTTTTGCTTTAGGAttattactgaatcattaacttAGGGTTTTCTCTTTTGGGCACACAAAGCTAGTAAAATCTTGATAATAAAGAATTGGTATTAGAATAGGAAACTCTGGAGAAGCTGTACATGAGCCTAGCGTCTACTAGAGGGGGTATACACCCCCAGCATGCAGGGCTGCACTGGAGCACCAGAGCTGTGTTCTTCCCAATAACGTTGGGATGGGTTAGAGTGGTGTTaatgatccagaactaatcatccagccTCTGCACCTGACCTCTCTAACGCTTTTGAGGCTGAATCCAACCAAATTCTCACAACAATCTTCTAGCTAGGGTAAAGACTTCCTAGAATAGTAGAGGCGATTACTTCAGCAAAGGGGAACAAACATCTTGATAATATCTATAATTACAGATGACAAATTGAGCAGgggtctacaaacttttggacagacaAAAACGTTGGACCTTCTGGTGCACTTCCCTCATAAATTTGGCCTTAAATGCTTTCCTCATCTGCATCCTATTTCCTATGGTATCCTGCTTGTAAGCCCCTACTTCATTACCATCATAATATCTGTTTTGGGACTGAAAATTGAACCCAGGGGAATGTTAAATCACTGTACAATAGTTGTTGCTTtcggattaataactgaatcattAAGCTAGGGTTTAAGGGGCTCAGCCTTTAGACATTTTCACACTGATACAAGCATGTTTGATCAGGATACCAAAAGTTGTTCTTCCCTGAGGCTTTTAAGCTGTAAAAAGAAATGGCCAAGAAACATTTCTATGCTTTGACTTTTCCATCCTTTGACTGTTAGTCTGGCTCTGCATGGAGAGGTGAGtatctctctcagtctctgacAGCCTACtgagaaaaaaacacataacCAGGCTGTCAGCTGTCAGCTGAGGAGATAACCCGTCTAATTATCCTGCAGGTTCAttgtgtctggctgtgcatccTGCAGGTGGCACTTGACCACACTCCTGGCACCACAGTGTATCTTTCGTGTCATATTTGGACTTTCTGACATTTGTTAAAAATCTGTAGTCCCATGTGATCAAAAGACATTTTATGTGATAAATGAATATGCACTTTTTAGTTCATCCGTTTATTTATCAGTTGTTATGTAATCAGTTGACACACATCATTACACCATCTCTTTAACACTGCGATCAATACATAGTCATtcttaaaataaagtaaatatataCAGAAAAAGGTTCCATTATGTAAGAATACAGTCTAACTTCCCAACATCCTAAATTCTGACTAAAATCCATGATATGAGACAGACTTTCTAACTAAAATGGATCTCAGCTGAGTAGCAGTAGCTTCCAGTCTCGGCCCAGAACAAACGGAATTAATCAGAAAACACTTTACACTTTGAAAGGGAGTGAAGGGCTGTTGCAGCTGAAGCAGTATAGAAGAGAAAAGGGGCTAAAGGTTGTGAAAGTTCATTTGCTTTGTCGTTTCCTCTGTGTACGAGTCGTTTTTCACTCAAGGAAAAGGCTTAAGGTTCCTTCTGCATGTTCTCCTACCACCACTCAGTCCACAGCCCCACAACTAACGGTGTTTTTGGGCAATCGTAAGATGTGAACGGACTGGGTGGAGGTTTAGGAGCTGGGGTGTTGGAGGAGCTTTAGAAGTTGTCGCTCCTCCGCCGCTGCTCGTTGATCCACTCTCCTGGGTTCACATCCATCTGCAGCATCTTCATGACCCACTTGTCACGTCGTGCGCCGTCAATAAACTCGTCCAGAGAGAGTTCCCCTGCAAACACAGGAAACACGCTCACCGTCACTCGCTTTTCTGGGGGAGACTTTGAAGCTGCACAACTGTTCGGGATGTGAATGGGATTTCCTGTGGTCTgcttattttacagtgttattagaAAAGTTTTCACTATCTGCTGAGATTGTCCATGCTGACTcaaaaacacactcacaatAGAGGCCTACAATAGAGGCTTCAGCACCTGTCAGTCAAACCAATGAATCATCTAGGCGACATATTATTATAATCCTCACTGATGACTAATTATAGTTCTTTTATAGGTCAGTGTTTCCGAGTCTTGTCCCTTTAGTACCTGTGACATAAAGGCCTTAAGGCTTGACCTATGGAGACTGGGTCATA
Protein-coding sequences here:
- the oard1 gene encoding ADP-ribose glycohydrolase OARD1, which translates into the protein MHVVRWLKNPRASLMSFMRMKTEKTEFYVVSKQLMSSSSSGQHAAVGSKLKYVKGDLFSCSATDALAHCISEDCRMGAGIAVLFKEKFNGVDELLAQKKQPGECAVLKRSDRFVYYLITKEKYNNKPTYQTLRQSLEAMRAHCLENGVTRLSMPRIGCGLDRLSWNKVAVMIEDVFQHTDVAITVYTL